In Mangifera indica cultivar Alphonso unplaced genomic scaffold, CATAS_Mindica_2.1 Un_0123, whole genome shotgun sequence, the following proteins share a genomic window:
- the LOC123207961 gene encoding uncharacterized protein LOC123207961, with translation MEGSPNFTRIDTLDLKALILRKIGHQRGQSYFDQLSRFFSFKISKSEFDKFCIRTIGRENITLHNKFIKSIVKNACVAKVPPVKHIKKVGSSLNIKTVSGSQRSSLQSLYGDAFPPSPRKGRSMVNRDRKFRDRPSPLGPLGKPQSFAAVEESVSKAQEQQSATELLSLGSRPPVEVLSVEDGEEVEQAAGSPSVQSRSPVTAPLGISMNFGGARESLFNISIRNDYHPVTCLNSAELPDTRSLRSRLEQKLAREGITVSVDCANLLNNGLDVYLKRLIGPCIALARSRYQNEHLKQQIGRLIPSFNGMRYMQRPTRSKYASMLDFRTAMGLDPKVLGEAWPVQLERICFYASEE, from the coding sequence atggAGGGAAGTCCAAACTTTACTCGAATTGACACTTTAGATCTAAAAGCTCTGATTTTGCGGAAGATAGGGCATCAAAGAGGTCAGAGCTACTTTGATCAGCTTAGcagattttttagttttaagatTAGCAAGTCTGAGTTTGACAAATTTTGTATTAGGACTATTGGTAGGGAAAATATCACTCTTCATAATAAGTTTATTAAATCAATTGTCAAGAATGCGTGTGTAGCCAAAGTTCCGCCTGTCAAACATATCAAGAAAGTAGGAAGCAGCCTTAATATTAAAACAGTAAGTGGAAGCCAGAGAAGTAGTCTTCAGTCCCTTTATGGGGATGCATTTCCCCCATCTCCTCGGAAGGGTAGGTCTATGGTTAATCGTGATAGAAAATTTAGGGACCGTCCTAGTCCGTTGGGGCCTCTTGGAAAGCCCCAAAGTTTTGCTGCTGTTGAGGAATCAGTTTCTAAGGCACAAGAGCAGCAAAGTGCAACTGAGTTACTTTCGCTGGGTAGTAGACCTCCTGTGGAAGTCCTATCTGTTGAAGATGGAGAAGAGGTTGAGCAGGCAGCTGGAAGCCCAAGTGTTCAAAGTAGAAGTCCAGTCACTGCTCCTCTTGGAATTTCCATGAATTTTGGTGGAGCTCGTGAATCtcttttcaatatatctatacGTAATGACTACCATCCAGTGACATGTCTGAACAGTGCTGAGCTACCTGATACAAGATCATTAAGAAGTCGTTTGGAACAAAAGTTGGCGAGGGAGGGAATTACTGTCTCGGTGGACTGTGCTAACCTATTAAATAATGGGTTGGATGTGTATTTGAAGAGGTTGATCGGGCCTTGCATTGCTTTGGCTAGGTCAAGGTATCAAAATGAACACCTGAAACAACAAATTGGTCGCCTTATACCCAGTTTCAATGGTATGAGGTACATGCAAAGGCCTACAAGATCCAAGTATGCATCTATGTTGGACTTCCGAACTGCAATGGGGTTGGATCCCAAAGTACTTGGAGAAGCTTGGCCAGTCCAACTTGAGAGAATTTGCTTCTATGCTTCTGAAGAATGA
- the LOC123207962 gene encoding protein SYM1-like — protein sequence MRAALKRNATVSQLLQSHNKKFTSFFTDPVARIYRSPLKNQAQKDYNKFPNFWRKSVREYNEVSPSLFSSVFSAFISRTPSSSKTGFVGWYLGMVKSRPVLTKSITCALIYTAADLSSQTLSSSKPFDLVRTLRMAGYGMIVLGPSLHFWFNFVSKVFPKRDLITTLKKIAMGQILYGPLMTVVFLSVNACLQGENGEEIVARLKRDLLPTLISGIMYWPLCDFITFKFIPVHLQPLVSNSFSYLWTIYLTYMASLDKAGIAD from the exons ATGAGAGCCGCTCTCAAGAGAAACGCCACCGTTTCCCAGCTTTTACAGTCACACAATAAGAAATTCACCTCCTTTTTCACTGACCCGGTTGCCAGAATATACCGAAGCCCGCTTAAAAACCAGGCGCAGAAAGATTACAACAAGTTCCCGAATTTTTGGAGGAAATCCGTCAGGGAATACAATGAGGTCTCTCCTTCCCTATTTTCTTCCGTCTTTTCTGCGTTTATTTCCCGAACCCCGTCGTCTTCGAAGACTGGGTTCGTGGGGTGGTACTTGGGGATGGTGAAGTCACGGCCTGTGCTTACAAAGAGTATCACCTGCGCGCTTATTTATACTGCTGCTGATTTGTCGTCTCag ACTCTTTCATCTTCAAAACCTTTTGATTTGGTGAGGACTTTACGTATGGCTGGATATGGGATGATAGTTTTAGGACCATCTTTGCATTTTTGGTTCAACTTTGTGTCGAAAGTCTTTCCTAAGCGAGATCTAATAACTACCCTGAAGAAAATCGCCATGGGACAGATACTTTATGGGCCTTTAATGACAGTAGTTTTCTTATCAGTGAATGCATGTCTGCAAG GTGAGAATGGTGAAGAGATTGTTGCTCGATTAAAACGAGACCTGCTCCCTACCCTGATAAGTGGCATTATGTACTGGCCCTTATGTGATTTTATCACATTCAAATTTATCCCTGTTCATTTACAG CCCTTGGTGAGcaattcattttcatatctaTGGACAATCTATTTGACATACATGGCAAGCCTCGACAAAGCCGGCATAGCTGATTGA
- the LOC123207955 gene encoding leucine-rich repeat protein 2-like, giving the protein MAAVSLLFSPFLSFFLFVSPALATNSEGNALHALRSRFNDPTNVLQSWDPSLVNPCTWFHVTCDANNHVIRLDLGNSNISGSLGPELGQLQHLQYLELYRNDIGGEIPKELGNLKNLISMDLYQNRFEGKIPKSFGKLKSLRFLRLNNNKLTGSIPRELTTLSDLKVFDVSNNNLCGTIPVDGPFASFSMESFENNRLNGPELQGLVPYDFGC; this is encoded by the exons ATGGCTGCTGtttctctccttttctctccctttctttctttctttctcttcgtTTCCCCGGCTCTCGCCACCAACTCTGAAG GAAATGCTTTGCATGCTTTGAGAAGCAGGTTTAATGACCCTACAAATGTGTTGCAGAGTTGGGACCCATCTCTTGTCAATCCCTGCACCTGGTTTCATGTCACCTGCGATGCCAACAATCACGTGATTCGCTT gGACTTGGGAAACTCTAACATTTCTGGGTCTTTGGGGCCTGAACTTGGCCAGCTTCAGCATCTGCAGTACTT GGAGCTTTACAGGAATGACATTGGAGGAGAAATTCCAAAGGAGTTGGGGAATCTGAAAAACCTTATTAGCATGGATTTGTATCAAAACAGATTTGAAGGAAAAATCCCCAAGTCTTTTGGCAAATTGAAGTCACTTAGATTTCT GCGGTTAAACAACAACAAGCTCACAGGATCTATTCCGAGGGAACTCACCACTCTATCAGACCTAAAAGTCTT TGATGTTTCCAACAACAATCTGTGTGGAACAATCCCAGTTGATGGCCCCTTCGCGAGCTTTTCGATGGAAAG TTTTGAGAACAATAGGCTCAATGGACCTGAGCTGCAAGGACTGGTGCCTTATGACTTTGGATGCTGA